The Ziziphus jujuba cultivar Dongzao chromosome 1, ASM3175591v1 genome segment aagaaaaatatttgtttagaatggtggtttaaattttataattatgcctatggaacattatttgttgaacctcgtgttacgagaaaatttATTGGTGTATTGTTATCAATGTTTTCGTACcgaaaatgttaaaggaaaatgtgggatggtgaatttgaaaactggtatatttcccacggtgatttttggaaaatcggtacggtaataattaatttaataattattttagatgcactcatacagtattggtgttccggtgtatatgtggttagcgcgcaagttattatgtctcctgtgagttgctattggaccgaggacaggcaagttttatatagtgcacatagccgcccccctccgtggccgggataaCGGTTTCAGTAGCGGTactgttgggacgccgaagtgctgtatgcaagtttctctctttaatctcctcgCCAATCGGTGCTCGAGACGCTaggtatcagagggcatcactggtatatggtgtggtgcgtcaagtataaattttcggatagaaatttcaaaccccaaagtgttcaaaaattatttattataatttattacattttattatatttggggtatttatctattgtttattaaattaattgatcccttggttttcgggaaatacgaataatgggttttgttaaaatgttttaaaaggggaacatttccaatggagtgaataatgagggttttgagagaaattattactttcaaatgtttattattatttatttatttaattgctggtattaattaagttcctttatttgttatattattaatattaaaagtgtacagtagatagggtcactcactgagatgactagcatctcacgtttttaaactctgttcccctaggtccaggttgggagacgttgatcattCGGGatgagcccaacgtctcagttcgttgccgaaagtccaagaagcattttctTCCGTTTTTCCTCTTtaccttgtattgcttccttatctgtcatcgtattaattccatatttatttgtataatgctctgtgtactatattggacatttagctgttaattatgcactgatttattgttattcatttggagtgctgcaaatttatggaattaaaaattgtagtaatgtgggagaaataagggaatatgtatagaagtgtgttttcagtgcaggaaaattttggtaagtccaacccttagaggaggttttgccggattttccattggagggtccgatagggtttccttgggatcagggcttgtctagggttccagtgaggaattttggacgggtcctgacacaactCATCATCACTTCGAAAGAATGATACATAACTCATCATTATTCTTTCATATCGCGACTACGCATAGGTTGACTAAGCTTGCACACAATTAATAACATAAACAGAACTAGTGGTAAATATATGGTACACCATTTAAAAACAACAATGTAGTATTTATAAATCATCCTTTCAAAATCatagtttctatttttctcaAACAAATATAGTACCATAAACCGAAATTCAATATTCAAAGccaatcatttatttaaatactcaaaatattcaaaatgatcaTTTGATAGCAAAACGTAAATAACGATAGGGAaatataaattatcataaacccttttttaagcattttgaaatatatacacTTAAAATgtacttaaaaatatacaatttcaaattctctttcccaaaatccattatttttcaaaaagactAAAATATCAACTGTCAAAATATTTGAacaccaaaattttcaagttcactataaattatttgaatttaaaaccatttaaaatcttatcaaaagtcGCATGAAACTGTAAcccttatatttatatatgtatataataagaatttaaatcaaaccataaaatatccaagccatatatatataattgtactaatatactaaaaactattttaaaatataaatcaccTACTGATACTATTGATGTTCACTCCTACTACTTCGTAGGATCGTCTCCAAGCTAAGTATCATTGCATatagtataataaaatattttttagcctTCAGAAATTAAACCCAAGGCTTTCATGTGTATTAAATAAATGTCTTAAGATTCTCTATGCAACTCTTAGATCGTATAAATTAGACACTAAGGGGTCCAATTATATTGTGACCATTTAGGATCCATTATCCAAAATTATGGTTATTCACTAAGAGGCTAACTTATTGAAACTAAACCTCCTATTGTATCCTGCTAACACCTAATTACACTAACCCAGCTTCAATTTTGTCGAATATCcaaacacaatccaatttttatttagtatttaactaattaatccaaaaatggaaattatcaaacgacgtccaaaatttacaaactttatatcaatagaAAGCTTGTGGAATATGTATCAAGAATCTAAGCTCATCATGGTTCAAAAATGTCATTGGTGGCTGGAAAATACATTAGAATATTTGGTCAAAATTTGGTGTTGATAAATCCCTAAAACTATAAGAAATTTTGACAgatggaggccatatttgaggTCAAGGGGTACAAAATAATGGGTAAGGGGTATGGATTGGCTTAGAATTGGCGAAAATGCCAAAATCTTCGACGACCTATTGGACTGTCACGACTAGCTTTGCTGGCTTGATCCCCTGCCTTCGATGGTGATTTAGCTAGAGATTTGAAGGCTGAGGTCATCCGACGACGAGCAACACCTTTGGCTGGCACATGGTGGTCAATGATGAtcgaaaaagaagaaaacctgTGTGATTCGATTGGTGGGGAAAGCGGGTTGCGGGTTGGCTTGGTTGGatattttttggatattttcttGATTGTTTTATGAAGGTACAGTtccccatgtatatatatagaagcttaagtcactaaaaaaaaaaaatttaggatttGTTTAGATACTGATAATGAAACAAAACACTGTAACATTTTAACCATAATTCAAAATTAGGCATATCACCAATCTAGGAACTCATATCAACAAGCTTCTGCTATGGTGTATtggtcaaataaaaattcttgacCATTTAAAAAGTCCAAGTTAGGACCACTAACAATCTagttggtcaaacttggtcaaaatttCATGTGTTTGCCAAGATGGGGTGTTATATGATTACAAAAAAGACATCCTTTGAGCATTTGACTAGGCCATAAAAACTCTCTTGTAGGGTAGAGATTTTTAACTAAAATCTAAAAGGAAATGTGGTTATTCCAACTCAAGCAACAAACTCTGGTGAAACAAAGGAATGTATGGGTTTCGGATCAATAAGAACAAGTGCATTACTGCCAAAAATATTCAAGGTGCCTGTTACCACATCCAGAGTAGCTAGGGCTGCTTGATATGCCATAGTAAACACTTGGCCTGGTTTTTTTGGTTAGGGTCTCCATCCTCTGCCTTTGCTAGGTAATGTGGATTATTGCACTGATTCGGATGAACAACCTACAATTTGGCTTGCCTGCAAACTCTTACCTTTGTAATCACTGCCTTGATAAGCTTGTGGGCTTGATCCCAATAGTCTAGTATTACAGTGAAGATAGGGGCTGTTTTTCTTCATATGTCTTAATTATCTACATTGGAAACATATACCGTCCTACTCGCTTGGCCCACCATGCAGTTTGCCATAAATCTTAAAGCTAGTTTAGAGCTTTCTCCAAAATTAAAACCTTTGTAAAGACTAGTATCGCTACTCATTGAATGTCATGCTATCggttgaaaattacaacctcTCCGTATTGAGCTACATTGAGAGCTTTGTCCTCCACTACTAACAAACCTAAACTGTGACTTCTTTTAAGTAACCCTTATTGGGGACTATATAATAGGTACTTTTGTGCACCTTGATCTGCACATCAAAATCTGGCTTTTAAACACTCACAAACTAATAAGTTAGATGCACCATCCTTGAAGTATTTAATGTCGTGTTCTCGTTCAAGTCATGCATGAAACTTATTTTCTTACATTCTTCATTAGGGATAAGTGAATACAAAACTCGGATAACTCTCAAAACTTCCTTTCATACTCAGATACTGTCATATTTCCCTAATGTAGCCTCTTGAATTCTCTCCTCCTCAACTCACAGAAAGCAGGAGGGCAATACTCCTTGGCGAACAGATTTTTAGATTACTCCCAAGTacaacatcccatcatcttttCAGTTCTCTACCATTTCCTGACATCTCCCTCCAATGTAAAACCTACGATTTTGACTCGGTCTTCATCAGGACACTACATTGCTTCATCCAGTAATTTCTCCATGTCAACCAACCATGCTAGTGCTACTGCTTGGCCTATAAATCCTCTATAATTTACAACTCCCAAGTGCCTTGCCTGATCCATAGTGTATCATGTAGCATTGGTATTACTAGTGCCTGAGTGTATTGCGTGAGAAGATTTTTAAAGGTTGACACACTTCCAGAACTCTCAACCGAATCGTCACGGGTACCATGTCTAATATATCTTGGCATTTTGATGAATTCTAGAGGAACAAAATAGAGATAAAGAATCTTAGAGATATTTggtaacaaacaattaaaagatGGGATGCAAAACAATGTACAATTGCCTAGGAATATGAGAACCTAGCGCTACGACACCAAAATGGTCAAGACCTATTCCAGAATTCTCTACTGAAATACTAGGACAGCTATTAGGGGAAATTCCACGAAAATTCCACAGAAAATGCAATATCTTCCCTGTAATTTGGACTTGCTTAAATTTTCCTTGCACATAAAATACACTCCTAAAATCCACGTCCACTTTATTCCTTCCCGTTACTATGATTTTCCATAAATTTATAGTAatgcaaaatataaaacatacaaCAACacgacaaataaataattaataagaagGAATGATAACTCCAGCTCCATAATTATTATTAGATCATTTTAAGATTATtcgaaatataaatattacagATACACGtgatagataataataataattataataatcataatagaaCAACACTAGAATGAGGAAACAAGAAACTACATAGTGCAGCGAGGAATAAAGAGCAAATGACCGATTTGCGTAGCATGTACAATCGGTTTGCTATCTACCAGAACTTAGGGGAATGGGTTTGGAAAACTAACATACCAGTGAATAGTATCTATCTAATATTAAcagtaatatttataataaatataataataataattacttaaaataaaagaactaaTACTAGTAATAATATtgctaatattaattattatagtgataatttaagaaaaataaaataaatatttaggaaaatgatttttctctcaaaaccctcgtTAATCCACTCAATTTGAAAGGTTTCTgcgtttaaaatcattttcacaATACCCATAATTTTGTATctccaaatattaaaatatcattgttggaaataaaataaaataaaatacaacgaGGTAAAacttttaattcaaataattattccAATGAGatccttttaaaataaatacataaaattgaaatgaaagtaatataataaatattattcttaaaagaattaaataaagtATTAAATGGTTGAGCAAACAATTAAAGCCAAAATTTAAATGTACCtcttaaaaacatttaaaagtaCATAAAATATCAGGCGTATGTCTGATATATCACATTATATACTGAGTGTCACTAGATGGCACTTAACGTCCCAAATATAAAGAGGGAAAAAGATACGTACAATCGAATACTTTTGCATCCCAATGGCACCAATGCTAACATCTTGCTATCTTACAACTAAAAGCGGGAGACAGTTAATGGTCATATCACAAAATATCTGTTTAGCCTTTCTTACCTTAGCTCTCATAGGAAGGCCAAATAATACTTTCACACtaataaattgtaataataTTCCAGTACACTAATTttgtatgatgcatctaaaaataatgtaaatgtACAAACATTTCTACaaaactattttataaattttaccgGAATATCATAGCATGTCAAacccatataaaatatttaattgattaaaataaccATACTAAACCTCaataaacaatttttacaaaagtatatataaaaatatattcgtAAAACATTCATACAATAATAATTCCTCTTAaatcaaataacacaatattaatcaaaattaataatagtattCTATTTGATTaaccccaaaaatatatttaaaaaaaatcaccacTCATCTAAAATGGAAATTACTCCAAATCTTCCATAGGATTTTTTCTACGGTTCATATGGATGCCTAAAAATAcaacacatattaaaatattaatttttataggatATTTTACAAACAACTCATCtaggggggttaaacacaaatgttaaccaaaattagCTACCtgtataccaaaatgaagcatAAAGTATGAGGATTAAGAGTCCAGTCTTACCACTCGGAAATTGGCAGTAGTCAAAATTTCATCAGAAATGTTTGACTCACTTCAAGCTCTTTGATCTATCAACCTAGCTTGAAATGAGTTGAAAATACCTTGGATTTGAGCTTAGGGGTGTCAAAGATGGTGGAAATGGTGGTTTTTTGGCCTAAACCCCACTACAAAAGTGAAAAATGGTTGGTTGCCGCCATTGTTGGTGATCAGCCTGATCTCGGTGCGTCACCTATGATCTAGCCTTGAAAATTGGATGGCCAACTACTCTTTGAGTGGTTAATGTGATGGTTGGAGACGAGGCAAAACGATGGTCGAAAACAAGTCAATTTGGCCAGAAAAACTACTACCGTCGTTGGTGGAATTCGCCCAACTTTGAAGCTTCGTTAGCAATCTagttgtgaattttggatagtAAGTGGGGTTTGGGATGGGCTTCATGGTAGTAGTGTCATTGAGAGTGGTGGTTTTTGTGGTAGACAGGTTTTCCCATGAACTCGTGGGCCTCTCTTTCACCTCTTTCCATTCTACTTGGTTCAGTGGACtaataaaaaaccataattttGCCATTGTTCATCCACGTGAGCCACCCAAATGCTAACACATGACATGCATCAGCTGATATTTTAACTCCACATTTTTGAACTTTTCAAAAATACCTAGTAAAATCTGttccagaaaaaataattattactttaTAGAGTCGTAGCTTTTTACCATAGTTTCAAATTAAACATAttgctagtctacggactcatattgaTGCACAAAACACGATGGTACATAGGTCAAAACCATaacttatacaaataaaaagtccaCCTTGGGCATCACTTAGTCAATTAGGACCACTCTTTGTTCTAACCATAACTTTTTGATCCTAATTCCAAATCTGGCATGTCACTATTCTATGAACTCATTATGACGAGTATGTTgcaatggtgccttggtcaaaATGGAACTTTAGCTGTACCTAAAAGTCAACTGTGGGAATTGCTGAATCAACCTTGGTTAACTCtagctaaaaaaaaatagaaaagatttCGGTACAATTTGGTATGGGTGTTACGAACAGACTAAATTTAATTGCCATTTATGAAACACATGCAATTTCAATCCAACGCTTTGAAGTCTTTTAGCCCTCATTCTCTTCTATGTATACTTCTCACCACCCGATACTATTTTCCACAAAACCATTCACAGTTATTTTCACCATTTTCCTCCTTCAACGACTCCACATTTCAAAACTCAATATATCGATCCCATTCCCTTTATTTGTTTAGTTACTTACACACATACATACCTCAAGCATGAAAACCTAACTGATATTCTTTGTGCATGGCTTTAGGAGCCATTCTCATTGCCTTATCTACAACACCactaaaagcaaaagaaaaaccaTTCCCCAATATCGACGAAGAGGAAATTGCTACAACTGAGACATAAAACAACAAACACTGACTCCTTTTAGAGGGATGAGTCGATTCCTTACTTCTTGGGAATGGTGgtgtgtaataaatataaaaaggtgTGTCTTGCCCAGGACAGCCCGGGCTGAATTGCCAAACACccttatttttggataaaaaagctTTTCACCGTCAAATAGAATttttggacccaaaaaaaaaaaagaaaaaaagaaaaaagagctcCATCAAATggacattaaaaaattactGCATCATTAAATGAATATGTCAATCAGCAATTATCATATCAACAGTTGTGGagccaataatatttttaagggCGTATTATAAATAGATGAGTTTGGTGAAGTTTAGCAGTAAGCCGCATAACCCATAGATTTAAATATGTATGTTCAAGTCATGCCGTATTCTTTAGTTTAGAAAATATTGTAATTATGCTAATAAGAAACTCAAATTTTACAACCCAACATTACAATCAAAAGAGTAAATAACGACATAAGATAattgttaataaaatttttagtatttttattgaatatttacaaaaatagcATACAGAATCATACCAATCTTTTTTTCGGATGgattattaaagtacaaataacAATGCCATatgatgtttaattattttagttaaatGAAAGATAtccacaaaaattaaatattaaaacaaaataaagtatttataaaataacatataaacTAACTGAAAGTACCTTCTAATAAAAACTAAGGAAAATAAATATCAGtaagttttaaaaacaataatacttTGTCACTTAAATCTTAAGGCATAGTTTTATTAATATCTaccaattaaatacattttatttgtGGTGCTTATAGGGGGGCATGGCGCACCACCCTATAACGTGGCTCCTCCACTGGCATATCAGTAATGGTCCATCATCTTTTATGGTAAATAACAAAACTTTTTTCGTATAATGTGAATGATAAAACATTGTACAAGAAGATAAAGGAactcaaaatgaaaaatcagttttttctctttttgttttggcAAAATATTTTGGATGACCATTTTAGATGCCTCTTTTATATTTATACGAGACTGTACAATTGAGAGGGTAAACAAGTTCTTACCTCTATATGTAACCAactctaaaaatatttaaaaccagtGAATTAATAATTCATCATAGTCTCCAATTTTGGTGgcgtaatattattaataatcgACTGGCGTGGGTATCTGTTGTTAGCCAACAAAAAAATCAGATATATACCTTTGTCtcaaaattttatggaattaaaaTAAGATATACTCTGTccagaaattttatggaattaatTTGGCTAACGATTAAAAAGCTAAGCCCATTAGTGGAGTAGCTGCTCatacaatattaattatattttagtacattttaGTTTGAATTAGTTTTTGTACCTTCAAGTATTAAACTTGCAATTTGGGCTTTTTAGTTTCAATTTGCTACATATTtgattcaattattattattattattattattttgacaaaaaatagCTCTCTCTTACTTcacaatattaaaatacaacttGATATAATTATAGGCTTGATCTGGTTGTTGTATcatttaaaatacatttttaaatttaaaaatcaatctttaattgggataaaaagttaaaaaaaaaaaaaaacctcttcaaatatgaaatatttgtgttttaattatCTAATTTACACGTCATGCTAACCACTatgttttaaaacaaattatgcaataaaaaaaagcttaagggtatacattaaaaaaaaaaaattaatttgaaaattaaaattgcgATTACATTTAATTAGAGAATACTAAATTGAAACAATATGGGACTTTATTCACAATCTAACAAATGTCAACATGGCCTTTCAATGGATTCAGGATGTTCAAATACGAAAGTCAAGTGCTCCTCTAACGGATTTTTAAGTTTGACAGAAAGAGGACTTATTTGCTTTGGTTTTCTTGGACTTTTCAGAGACAAGAAAGGCGGGCTACTTGCTGGCCCATTGTACACGCACGACGCATctatttctatttaaatttttctctTATCAATTGCACCCGATTATTTGAACCaccaaaaaaagggaaaaaagaaagttgagactagtttttttttttttttttttttaagagatttcTTTTTTACTCTTCCCCCGTAATGTTGAGCTAATTAAATGTACAATTTCGAACGTGTGTTTAATTAAAGACATATAAGAAAGAATTAAATTTGTACGAAAAAGGAATTTCTGCTCTCGCTTGAGTGCACACAAAAACACCTATACGATGCACAAGGGcttcaaaattcaaagaaaacttGGTTCGACAAATATatcatacccaaaaaaaaaaaaaaaaaaaaaaaaaagataacgaATGTTTATCCCCAGCACACATGTCGCTGACCTTTCTCGAATCATGGTACAAATAATAGTAGTTTACCTTATAGATTTAAAACAAACTCGAATAATATACGTATTGTTCTTTTCGCTGTTTAAATCCTGGATTTACCTTTTTCTTCTTGTACTTAGTTTGTCCTTtattgcataattaaataaaatactagaaaaaaaaggttgaaataAGGTATTTTATCCTTCGTTTTCTTATGGCTATAGCTAACCAATCCCAATTACGTTGTAGGAATTAagaatcaattaatattttattaagagaAGCCTAACCTGCCTACCCCATATTGTTATCTTACGAGTCTATAATTTCTGTTTTTCTACATACCAACCTAATTATTAGTATAATATTTCTTCAAAAGCCTAACTTTAAGCCCTTTGAATTGGACCAACCCACtaatagaaatatgaaaatatgcCACGTACAAAAACATATGTAAACTTTGAGTCCAACTCTTTGAAGAAATCTATGGCCCCTCTAATAACTCTCCTCTATATATACTTGATACCCCCCAACATTCTTTCCCACACAAACCTTTACCTAAGCATATCTTCACCTTCATATCCTCCAAGTCTCTCTTTAAAAATATTCTACTTTCCTTTTTGGCACCAACAAAACATGAAATCCCAGAAGCTATTCCTTCTACTAGCCATACTCATTATGGCTTTGAGCACCATTGCTCTGTCTGCAACACCAAATGCTGATGAAACATTTCTCAATAACGACGAGGATGATAATGCCACAACTGATGAGGATTCCTTGGAGACCGAAGACCAACGACAGACAACATTGACTCCTCTTAGGGGGATTAGCCGCTTGCTTGCGTCACGAAATCAGATGACATGCAACAAATACCCGAAGGTGTGCCGCGCCAAGGACAGCCCCGGTCCAGATTGCTGCAAGAAGAAATGTGTTGACACATCGAGTGATAGAGTAAACTGCGGCAAATGTGGGAAGAAATGCAAGTACGCGGAGATATGCTGCAAAGGCAAGTGCGTGAAGCCAATGACTGATGAGAAACACTGTGGAAGTTGCAATAACAGGTGCGGCAAGGGGAACAAGTGCTCGTATGGGATGTGCAACTATGCATAGATATTAAAAAACGCCACCAAATTTAATAGGAAATGAATAATAGGACATATAACTTAATAAgtagtttgaaaaataaaagttgagCCATCAATTGATGTTTCTGATAGGCTTTACATACACATACATTTACGTTTCATTAACTCATTATGTTGGTTTGTGTAATTacaattaatatgttaatttaatCGGGATTTGGGACGTTGTAACATAGGGTTATAAGCATTAAAGTCTCATGTattcattattaatatatattcccatcataaaattctatatatgttACTTTTTATGGTTTCATTGTTTCCAACGTCTATGataaaactaatattatatCATAAATTTATGTAACgtaatttgtaaaaaaatataaaaattgtttgATAACTAATTTAAAGTCCAATAGTCCttcttaaattgatttttgtagacaataataatatgattatcACCACTAGCAAATAATCACGAACAAgttttatatgttaaataataatttaaataatcattataaaaaaattcatttttaagaattttaaaaatttagtaaatactaaaaaataatagaattaaatatttcaattaaaattttccatGTAAGCTCATGATCGTCGTCAAtagtaataaataacaaaattcatatttaaaaaaatagtattatcCTTGAATATCTTTATCTTCCAACACAAATTAAGGCTCTTTAGaagaatataattaaaagaagGCACAGTTATCAAGTTTGAATTTAGtgtaaaaacatttaaaaattgagGAAGGATTGTCCTCAGATTGTCCACCTTTTAGCCCATATGTGAGTGTTACACAAGCTTTTGAATAGAGTATAACTATTCCTGATTTGTACTTAAAATATTTGTcttaattactttaaaaattcatattatttttaactaatgttgcataaaaatttaaaaaagcattAAGTCTTCAACTCATGTGTATTGTATAATAGCCGGATTGACGAAGCGGGAgcaaataaaagataatgagagaaaataattctctagaaaaaaaaaaaaactttttattacattttcaaTGATGAAAGTAACATTGTAGGATGCCTTCTTTTATAGAGAACCCTAATATCAAcacaagaaaattgaaaattaactaattaatttaattccaTGAATTAAGGGCCAAGAAATAGCatttaatttagaaatttcTTTATTGACTCCAATTGACGCTAACACCTAAACTTGAAgaccaagaaaacaaaattgtaCAAAATATAAAGACAGTTAAAATAtggtaaataaaattctaattattgCACAACATCAAACTCCTCCACTTAAAAGAAAACTCGTCCTTGAGTTAAGCTTAGGTGATTCATTGAGGCTGTAAATAGAATATGTTAAAGGCAGTAGAAGTTGAAACATGATAGAGCATAAGCTAACAACCTTACATGTATTGTGATAACAATATATTACTTGGTTTGTCCAGATGTAACTGTTTGATAACTATGTATCTTATATGTAGTCATTTATATAGAGGTTGTGAAGCTTATCTAATGCCtattaaaatagtataaatacCTTTACTATCAACGAGTTCTACAATTTTCTAAATCTTATATGGTACCAGAGCCTTCAAATATCGAAGTCATGGCTTtctcaattttcttttcaaaaattcctCAACTTAGCCAAGTGACCTTATCAAACTACAATTTTCATCACTATTTAGatccatttaatataatattgttcGCTTTAAGCCATTGCCAGCATGGTTTTGTTTTTGACTGGCCTTGTACTGGTGAG includes the following:
- the LOC125419650 gene encoding stigma-specific STIG1-like protein 1, with protein sequence MKSQKLFLLLAILIMALSTIALSATPNADETFLNNDEDDNATTDEDSLETEDQRQTTLTPLRGISRLLASRNQMTCNKYPKVCRAKDSPGPDCCKKKCVDTSSDRVNCGKCGKKCKYAEICCKGKCVKPMTDEKHCGSCNNRCGKGNKCSYGMCNYA